The following are encoded in a window of Sphaerisporangium siamense genomic DNA:
- a CDS encoding non-ribosomal peptide synthetase codes for MKTGPLSRGQERLWFLNQLDPDDPSYNTVYAYRLRGELDIPALEAAFSAVTARHGALRTRFVQVDGRPAAVVDPPAPVTIEQVAAGSEDEARRIVRARTNTAFDLAERPPFRVTLVRLGPADHVLCVVLHHINGDGWSLNVLRTEVADHYAGRALPERLPPQYGDHVLARDDSADLDWWVSRLAGAPVLELPADRVRPARRGTEGGEVRFRIPPELAAKVAESARQARCTPYMVLLAAYQALLSRHSGQADFCVGTPSAGRDSTELEQMIGYLSTTMVLRCDLSGSPTFAELLRRTRRAVLDALTHRDVSFERLIGVLGVERDPSRTPLFQTMFALHTHGDVADPVPGLDAGPFPLGWHPARVDLSLDLYAEDDGGVLGVAIYSEELFDHETAELLTERYLVLLASAVADPSLPVGRLDLLTGRERARLAAWNDTAAELPPLTLVDLVLDQVAAAPGAVAVVSEDTPGIRRELTYRELAVRAGGLAARLRDQGAGPGSVVAVRMSRGPAMIVALLGVAMSGAAYLPVDPDYPEARVEYMIEHSGAALIVTDADLDDLLSGELPTGVAPVGGPSPDDTAYVLYTSGSTGRPKGVVVPHRALTNFLLAMRVLVGSQPSDVWLALTSLSFDISALELYLPLVTGGRVVVAGAETARDGAALARLIAGTGVTHVQATPSGWRVLLAGDLPPVVALAGGEPLPLALAAELRARVRRLVNMYGPTETTIWSTAWEVPERPERVSIGSPIVNTTVHVVDADGATVPIGVPGELLIGGAGVADGYLGRPDLTAERFVRHGGERVYRTGDVVRWSADGTLEFIGRTDNQVKLRGHRIELGEIEAVLEAHPAVRQAVVAVRDDLLVAFVVPDVPGILDVPDGSDALDLRRHVAGQLPGYMVPATVVALDALPLTPNGKVDRKALPHPQVARSAGVPPRTDAERLVAGVFAEVLGAADVRADDDFFALGGHSLLATMVTARLPVRIPVRELFTRSTVAALAELLDQTAAAGGTGDRAAAGDGGGPRPRPAGEPAPLSPGQERLWFLHRLDPDDASYNMWLVRRLRGPLDAEALERAVAALVARHESLRTRFPEADGAPVAVVEPPGPVPVEALQAADVAHAEALVAKRTNAPFDLASRPPLRVTLIRLSPDDHVLCVVLHHIAGDGWSLNVMLDELGRLYSGERLDPVPLQFGDIARWQRARNQDELVAYWGERLAGAPRLDLPTDRPHTSPPARKGGFHTFRLPAEDVARLAAQGRERGATLFMTLLTAYQAVLAAQSGQSDITIATVASGRDWVEAEKTVGYLADVLLIRADPSATGPAATDRPSLGESLERTRDAVLSAFEHQGIPFERLRVPAFETMAILHNQDTGTTPAAFSGLVAEPFAHGFAQVKFDLMLEAWQDERELLVVLSYDAALFDHGTIEAMAARLEGVLRQDFAAPPRLTTAADEARLLELGRGPDVAAEPYVPELVALAVRAGRDSCAVDDLTYGELDARAGELAALLQTRGAGPGDVVGVRLGRTPDSIAALLAVWRTGAAYLPLDPGLPGERLAFMLGDSAAALVLTSGDLAGELPPGVPVAYTSQAVSGSAPEPVPVTGDAAAYVIYTSGSTGTPKGVVVEHRNLAARVAWMVREYGLGPGDLVVQFASLGFDTHAEEIYPTLAAGARLALLPDGAVTLTDHLDGVTVLDLPTAYWHHLVDQIDSIAWPPELRLVILGGEQVHEAAVRRWRARFGDRVRLVNTYGPTEATIIATIAELDGSPGRPPIGRPIGGTRVHILDAAGRLAPRGAAGELCVGGAGVARGYLGRTELTAERFVDSCGERVYRTGDRARWRPDGQLEFLGRLDAQVKVRGFRIEPGEIEARLLAHPEVGEAAVVAIGDTLAGYVTGSADFTELAEFAGAALPPYMVPTAWARLDRLPLTRSGKIDRAALPTPQAHREEYVAPGTDAEELVAEVFGEILGVEKAGVHDDFFSLGGHSLLAVRIVARLRDATGLELPIRTLFTHPTVGGLARAVEELLIAELDQMSDEEAERLAKELR; via the coding sequence GTGAAGACAGGTCCGCTGTCCCGTGGCCAGGAACGACTCTGGTTTTTGAACCAGCTCGATCCCGACGATCCCTCCTACAACACCGTCTACGCGTACCGGCTGCGCGGGGAACTCGACATCCCGGCCCTCGAAGCCGCCTTCAGCGCCGTCACGGCCCGGCACGGCGCGCTGCGCACCCGCTTCGTCCAGGTCGACGGACGGCCGGCGGCGGTCGTGGACCCTCCGGCCCCGGTGACGATCGAGCAGGTCGCGGCGGGATCGGAAGACGAGGCCAGGAGGATCGTCCGCGCCCGCACCAACACCGCGTTCGACCTCGCCGAGCGGCCGCCGTTCCGGGTCACGCTGGTCCGCCTCGGTCCGGCCGACCACGTGCTGTGCGTCGTGCTGCACCACATCAACGGCGACGGCTGGTCGCTCAACGTGCTCAGGACCGAGGTGGCCGACCACTACGCGGGCCGGGCGCTGCCCGAGAGGCTCCCGCCGCAGTACGGCGACCACGTGCTCGCCCGCGACGACTCCGCGGACCTGGACTGGTGGGTGTCGCGGCTGGCCGGGGCACCCGTCCTGGAGCTGCCCGCCGACCGGGTGCGTCCGGCCAGGCGGGGCACGGAGGGCGGGGAGGTGCGTTTCCGTATCCCGCCCGAGCTGGCCGCCAAGGTGGCGGAGTCGGCCCGGCAGGCGCGCTGCACGCCGTACATGGTGCTGCTCGCGGCCTACCAGGCGCTGCTCTCCCGGCACAGCGGGCAGGCGGACTTCTGCGTGGGAACCCCCTCGGCCGGCCGCGACAGCACCGAGCTGGAGCAGATGATCGGCTATCTGTCGACGACCATGGTGCTCCGCTGCGACCTGTCCGGTTCGCCGACCTTCGCCGAACTGCTCCGCCGCACCCGCCGGGCCGTCCTGGACGCGCTCACCCATCGGGACGTGTCGTTCGAGCGGCTGATCGGCGTGCTCGGCGTGGAACGCGACCCGAGCAGGACACCGCTGTTCCAGACCATGTTCGCGCTGCACACCCACGGCGACGTGGCCGATCCGGTGCCGGGCCTGGACGCCGGGCCGTTCCCCCTCGGCTGGCACCCCGCCAGGGTCGACCTGTCGCTCGACCTGTACGCGGAGGACGACGGCGGCGTGCTCGGCGTCGCCATCTACAGCGAGGAGCTCTTCGACCACGAGACGGCCGAGCTGCTGACAGAGCGCTACCTCGTGCTCCTCGCCTCGGCCGTCGCGGACCCCTCGCTGCCCGTGGGACGGCTCGACCTGCTCACCGGGCGAGAGCGGGCCAGGCTCGCCGCGTGGAACGACACCGCGGCAGAGCTGCCTCCGCTCACCCTGGTCGACCTGGTGCTCGACCAGGTGGCCGCCGCGCCCGGCGCGGTCGCGGTGGTCTCCGAGGACACACCCGGGATCCGCCGGGAGCTGACCTACCGCGAGCTGGCCGTACGGGCGGGAGGGCTGGCGGCTCGGCTGCGCGACCAGGGCGCCGGGCCCGGTTCCGTGGTCGCGGTGCGCATGTCGCGCGGCCCGGCGATGATCGTCGCGCTGCTCGGCGTCGCGATGTCGGGTGCCGCCTACCTGCCGGTGGACCCCGACTACCCGGAGGCCCGGGTCGAGTACATGATCGAGCACTCGGGCGCGGCCCTCATCGTCACCGACGCCGACCTCGACGACCTCCTCTCCGGCGAGCTCCCGACCGGCGTGGCGCCGGTCGGGGGCCCCTCCCCCGACGACACCGCCTACGTGCTCTACACCTCCGGCTCCACGGGACGGCCGAAGGGGGTGGTGGTGCCGCACCGCGCGCTCACCAACTTCCTGCTCGCCATGCGCGTCCTCGTCGGCTCGCAGCCGTCGGACGTCTGGCTCGCGCTCACCTCGCTGTCGTTCGACATCTCCGCGCTGGAGCTCTACCTGCCGCTGGTCACCGGCGGCCGGGTGGTCGTCGCCGGCGCGGAGACGGCGCGCGACGGCGCGGCCCTCGCCCGGCTGATCGCCGGCACGGGCGTGACCCACGTCCAGGCCACCCCGTCAGGCTGGCGGGTGCTGCTCGCCGGCGACCTGCCGCCGGTCGTCGCCCTCGCCGGCGGCGAGCCGCTCCCGCTCGCGCTCGCCGCCGAGCTGCGGGCGCGGGTACGCAGGCTCGTCAACATGTACGGCCCGACCGAGACCACGATCTGGTCGACCGCCTGGGAGGTGCCCGAGCGGCCCGAGCGGGTGAGCATCGGCAGCCCGATCGTGAACACCACCGTCCACGTGGTCGACGCGGACGGCGCCACGGTGCCGATCGGCGTGCCCGGCGAGCTGCTGATCGGCGGCGCCGGCGTCGCGGACGGCTACCTCGGCCGTCCCGATCTCACGGCGGAGCGGTTCGTCCGGCACGGCGGCGAGCGGGTCTACCGCACCGGCGACGTCGTCAGATGGTCGGCGGACGGCACGCTGGAGTTCATCGGCCGCACGGACAACCAGGTCAAGTTGCGCGGGCACCGGATCGAGCTCGGCGAGATCGAGGCCGTCCTCGAAGCGCACCCGGCCGTCCGCCAGGCCGTGGTCGCCGTACGCGACGACCTGCTCGTGGCCTTCGTCGTCCCCGACGTCCCCGGCATCCTCGACGTTCCCGACGGCTCGGACGCCCTCGACCTCCGGCGGCACGTCGCCGGGCAGCTGCCCGGCTACATGGTCCCCGCGACCGTCGTGGCGCTCGACGCGCTGCCGCTCACCCCGAACGGCAAGGTCGACAGGAAGGCGCTGCCGCATCCTCAGGTCGCCAGGTCCGCGGGCGTCCCGCCGCGCACCGACGCCGAGCGGCTGGTGGCCGGCGTGTTCGCCGAGGTGCTCGGCGCGGCGGACGTCCGGGCGGACGACGACTTCTTCGCGCTCGGCGGTCATTCGCTGCTGGCCACCATGGTCACCGCCCGGTTGCCGGTACGGATCCCGGTGCGTGAGCTGTTCACCCGCTCGACCGTCGCGGCGCTGGCCGAGCTGCTCGACCAGACCGCCGCGGCGGGCGGCACGGGAGACCGAGCCGCCGCGGGGGACGGCGGCGGTCCGCGCCCCCGCCCGGCCGGAGAGCCCGCGCCGCTCTCGCCCGGCCAGGAACGGCTCTGGTTCCTGCACCGGCTCGACCCCGACGACGCGTCGTACAACATGTGGCTCGTCCGGCGGTTGCGCGGCCCGCTGGACGCGGAGGCCCTGGAACGAGCCGTGGCCGCGCTGGTCGCCAGGCACGAGAGCCTGCGCACGAGGTTCCCTGAGGCCGACGGCGCCCCGGTCGCGGTGGTCGAGCCGCCGGGGCCCGTGCCCGTCGAGGCGCTCCAGGCCGCCGACGTCGCGCACGCCGAGGCGCTGGTCGCCAAGCGCACGAACGCGCCGTTCGACCTGGCCTCCCGGCCGCCGCTGCGCGTGACGCTGATCCGGCTCTCCCCCGACGACCACGTCCTGTGCGTGGTCCTCCACCACATCGCGGGCGACGGCTGGTCGCTGAACGTCATGCTGGACGAACTGGGCCGGCTCTACTCCGGCGAACGGCTCGACCCCGTGCCGCTGCAGTTCGGCGACATCGCCCGATGGCAGCGCGCGCGGAACCAGGACGAACTCGTCGCCTACTGGGGCGAGCGGCTGGCCGGCGCGCCCCGGCTCGACCTGCCGACCGACCGGCCGCACACCTCGCCTCCCGCAAGAAAGGGCGGCTTCCACACGTTCCGGCTTCCCGCCGAGGACGTGGCGCGGCTGGCCGCGCAGGGCAGGGAACGCGGCGCGACGCTGTTCATGACGTTGCTGACGGCCTATCAGGCGGTCCTCGCCGCCCAAAGCGGGCAGAGCGACATCACGATCGCCACCGTCGCCTCCGGCAGGGACTGGGTCGAGGCCGAGAAGACGGTCGGCTACCTGGCCGACGTCCTGCTGATCCGCGCCGACCCGTCCGCCACGGGTCCCGCCGCGACCGACCGGCCGAGTCTCGGAGAGTCGCTGGAGCGGACCCGCGACGCGGTCCTGTCGGCGTTCGAGCACCAGGGCATCCCGTTCGAACGACTGCGTGTCCCCGCCTTCGAGACGATGGCGATCCTGCACAACCAGGACACCGGCACCACCCCGGCCGCCTTCTCCGGGCTGGTGGCCGAGCCGTTCGCGCACGGCTTCGCGCAGGTCAAGTTCGACCTGATGCTGGAGGCGTGGCAGGACGAGCGCGAGTTGCTCGTCGTCCTCTCCTACGACGCCGCGCTGTTCGACCACGGCACCATCGAGGCGATGGCGGCCCGGCTGGAAGGGGTGCTGCGGCAGGACTTCGCCGCTCCCCCGCGGTTGACCACCGCGGCGGACGAAGCCCGTCTGCTGGAGCTCGGCCGCGGGCCCGACGTCGCGGCCGAGCCGTACGTCCCCGAGCTGGTGGCCTTGGCCGTACGCGCGGGCCGCGACTCCTGCGCGGTGGACGACCTGACCTACGGCGAGCTGGACGCGCGCGCCGGCGAGCTGGCCGCGCTGCTCCAGACACGCGGCGCCGGCCCCGGTGACGTCGTGGGCGTCCGCCTCGGCAGGACGCCGGACTCCATCGCCGCGCTGCTCGCGGTCTGGCGCACCGGGGCGGCCTACCTGCCGCTCGACCCCGGACTTCCGGGCGAGCGGCTGGCGTTCATGCTCGGCGACAGCGCCGCCGCGCTCGTCCTGACCTCCGGCGACCTGGCCGGCGAGCTGCCGCCGGGCGTCCCGGTGGCGTACACGTCGCAGGCCGTCTCCGGGAGCGCGCCCGAGCCCGTGCCGGTCACGGGCGACGCCGCGGCGTACGTCATCTACACGTCCGGCTCGACCGGGACGCCGAAGGGCGTCGTCGTGGAGCATCGCAACCTCGCGGCCAGGGTCGCCTGGATGGTCCGCGAGTACGGCCTGGGGCCGGGGGACCTGGTCGTGCAGTTCGCCTCCCTCGGCTTCGACACGCACGCCGAGGAGATCTATCCGACGCTGGCCGCCGGCGCCCGCCTGGCGCTCCTGCCGGACGGCGCGGTGACGCTCACCGACCACCTCGACGGCGTCACCGTTCTGGATCTGCCGACCGCCTACTGGCACCACCTGGTCGACCAGATCGATTCGATCGCCTGGCCGCCCGAGCTGCGGCTGGTCATCCTGGGCGGGGAACAGGTGCACGAGGCCGCGGTGCGCCGCTGGCGCGCGCGGTTCGGCGACCGGGTCCGGCTGGTCAACACCTACGGCCCGACAGAGGCGACGATCATCGCCACGATCGCCGAGCTGGACGGCTCCCCCGGGCGTCCGCCGATCGGCAGGCCCATCGGAGGCACGCGCGTACACATTCTGGACGCGGCCGGGCGGCTCGCCCCCCGCGGCGCCGCCGGAGAGCTGTGCGTCGGCGGGGCCGGTGTGGCCCGCGGCTACCTCGGCCGTACCGAGCTCACCGCCGAACGGTTCGTCGATTCCTGCGGCGAGCGCGTCTACCGGACCGGTGATCGGGCGCGGTGGCGGCCCGACGGGCAGCTGGAGTTCCTGGGCCGCCTCGACGCGCAGGTGAAGGTACGCGGGTTCCGCATCGAACCGGGCGAGATCGAGGCGCGCCTACTGGCCCATCCCGAGGTGGGCGAGGCGGCGGTCGTCGCGATCGGCGACACGCTGGCCGGCTACGTCACCGGATCCGCCGACTTCACCGAGCTGGCGGAGTTCGCCGGCGCCGCGCTTCCGCCGTACATGGTGCCGACCGCCTGGGCACGGCTCGACCGGCTGCCGCTGACGCGGAGCGGGAAGATCGACCGGGCCGCGCTGCCCACCCCGCAGGCGCACCGGGAGGAGTACGTCGCACCCGGCACCGACGCCGAGGAACTGGTGGCCGAGGTCTTCGGCGAGATACTCGGCGTCGAGAAGGCCGGGGTCCACGACGACTTCTTCTCGCTCGGCGGCCACTCGCTGCTCGCCGTACGGATCGTCGCCCGGCTGCGCGACGCGACCGGCCTGGAGCTGCCGATCCGCACGCTGTTCACCCATCCCACGGTCGGTGGGCTGGCACGGGCGGTCGAGGAACTTCTGATCGCCGAGCTCGACCAGATGTCGGACGAGGAGGCGGAACGCCTCGCCAAGGAGCTGAGATGA
- a CDS encoding acyl carrier protein produces the protein MIKQRLAELVAESSDGAVTADEVLAANVPLTALGVTSIMTLRLIDAIETEFGVEFDLSEDGMSLLDDLDRLAGHLASR, from the coding sequence ATGATCAAGCAGAGGTTAGCGGAGCTCGTCGCGGAGTCGTCCGACGGCGCCGTCACCGCGGACGAGGTGCTGGCCGCGAACGTGCCGCTGACGGCCCTGGGCGTCACGTCGATCATGACGCTGCGGCTGATCGACGCGATCGAGACGGAGTTCGGCGTGGAGTTCGATCTCAGCGAGGACGGCATGAGCCTGCTGGACGACCTCGACCGGCTGGCCGGGCACCTGGCGTCCCGATGA
- a CDS encoding condensation domain-containing protein, which yields MNATDRMPHVEFAGPGSGTAPLTWGQRAIWEAIVRTAPDDHYFNFGQVLKVPGSRTVAEVCTALAALVARHGAFRTRLAEPYGQAEPYQRLAEKGRLPVIVTTEDPERVMGELEARPFDYAGEWPVRVALVLDGDRVSHVVLVFCHLAADGFGADVALRDLRLLLLRGDIRRPGASQPLDLARWQAGPEGRRAAETAAAHWEREFRRIPPTMFSVPSGSPAEPPVWRALLSSPALDLAVRSVAAAHHVSTSTVLLTATAELVGRFTGHDTCAVLPISANRFRRDTTDIVATMSQEGLFTLDRQGTSFADLLRAARPAALRAYRSAYHDPADRDRVTASVGAERGEPIQPYCCFNDMRFADQGPARCDPAEITAALARTSVTWPMSQDKLNCRFCVHLTTEGVSLTADTRYLSRPAMERCLLELESLLVEAAVP from the coding sequence ATGAACGCCACCGACCGGATGCCGCACGTCGAGTTCGCCGGTCCCGGCTCCGGCACCGCGCCGCTCACCTGGGGCCAGCGGGCCATCTGGGAGGCGATCGTGCGGACGGCCCCCGACGATCATTACTTCAACTTCGGCCAGGTGCTGAAGGTGCCGGGTTCCCGCACCGTCGCCGAGGTGTGCACGGCGCTGGCCGCCCTGGTGGCGCGGCACGGCGCGTTCCGCACCAGGCTGGCCGAGCCGTACGGGCAGGCCGAGCCGTACCAGCGGCTGGCGGAGAAGGGGCGGCTGCCGGTCATCGTCACCACCGAGGACCCCGAGCGGGTGATGGGCGAACTGGAGGCGCGGCCGTTCGACTACGCCGGCGAATGGCCCGTGCGGGTGGCGCTGGTCCTCGACGGCGATCGGGTCTCCCATGTGGTGCTGGTCTTCTGCCATCTGGCCGCCGACGGTTTCGGCGCGGACGTCGCGCTGCGCGACCTGCGGCTGCTCCTGCTCAGGGGTGACATCCGGCGGCCCGGCGCCTCCCAGCCGCTCGATCTCGCGCGCTGGCAGGCCGGTCCGGAGGGGCGGCGGGCGGCGGAGACGGCGGCGGCGCACTGGGAACGCGAATTCCGGCGGATCCCGCCGACGATGTTCTCCGTGCCGAGTGGCTCTCCGGCCGAACCGCCCGTGTGGCGGGCGCTGCTGAGCTCCCCGGCCCTGGACCTCGCCGTCCGCTCGGTCGCCGCCGCACACCACGTCTCGACCTCGACCGTGCTGCTGACGGCCACGGCCGAACTGGTCGGCCGGTTCACCGGTCACGACACGTGCGCGGTGTTGCCGATCTCGGCCAACAGGTTCCGGCGGGACACGACGGACATCGTCGCCACGATGTCGCAGGAGGGGCTGTTCACGCTCGACCGCCAAGGGACGTCCTTCGCCGACCTGCTGCGGGCCGCCAGGCCGGCCGCGCTGCGCGCCTACCGCAGCGCCTACCACGACCCTGCCGACCGGGACCGGGTCACCGCGTCGGTGGGCGCCGAACGCGGAGAGCCGATCCAGCCGTACTGCTGCTTCAACGACATGCGCTTCGCCGACCAGGGACCCGCCCGGTGCGATCCGGCCGAGATCACGGCGGCGCTGGCGCGGACGTCCGTGACCTGGCCGATGAGCCAGGACAAGCTGAACTGCCGGTTCTGCGTCCACCTCACCACGGAGGGCGTCTCGCTCACCGCCGACACCCGATATCTGTCCCGGCCCGCCATGGAGCGCTGTCTGCTGGAACTGGAAAGTCTTCTCGTCGAGGCGGCCGTCCCATGA
- a CDS encoding N,N-dimethylformamidase beta subunit family domain-containing protein translates to MTVRAYATSTSCVQGASLGFVLDRPAPVVVTDAIDDRVVFEGSADAPRWELDIPAGWRSSLYRARFGAEEPWPFGLPGSVPCPDNEVYFVVRQAVPSSPMLLSVPFTTWQAYNRAGEPGQGLYWTESPTRATRVTFDRPGSGPSPERWEEGLMRWLRRGGHDVAYCSNLDLHDGLGLLSPHRLLIVNGHDEYWSLGMRDSVEEFVRRGGNVAFFSGNTCWWQIRLEDGGRTMVCHRDALSDPMAAADPRQTTVEWSAAPVNRPENTLTGVSFRAGAGAWGQHMPRMLEESYTTRFAGHWVFEGTGLTDGDKFGQGCLGYETDAAEFEEIGGIPRATGRDGTPSSFVVLATADLRHWGEYGQGGMATMGVFTSGLGTVFTAATVNWGNGLRDPVVDQITRNVIDRLSAPDGARRWDVIGPPADLRALAVLGRTLYAVSADDTLLARELCGQNMPWRPVGPAEGVRGLAVPREAAGGLASGLYGVTHDGRLLHHGEQGWREVGTAPESAIGLAIADCTFWVATSSGELWRQPFGSGGWKPAGSSADAVSLGGMNGRLFALNSENRLLTRLPPPALEEPEPESPDPKWESLAEAVPGSTFTAHAGLIITAGHDIPLRWRHA, encoded by the coding sequence ATGACCGTTCGCGCCTACGCCACCTCCACATCCTGCGTTCAGGGGGCCTCGCTCGGCTTCGTCCTCGACCGCCCGGCGCCCGTGGTGGTGACCGACGCGATCGACGACCGGGTGGTGTTCGAGGGATCCGCCGACGCGCCGCGGTGGGAGCTGGACATTCCCGCCGGCTGGCGCAGCTCGCTCTATCGGGCGCGCTTCGGAGCCGAGGAGCCGTGGCCGTTCGGACTGCCCGGGAGCGTGCCATGCCCGGACAACGAGGTCTACTTCGTGGTACGGCAGGCCGTGCCCAGCTCGCCCATGCTGCTGAGCGTCCCCTTCACCACCTGGCAGGCGTACAACAGGGCGGGGGAACCGGGGCAGGGCCTCTACTGGACCGAGTCGCCCACGCGGGCCACGCGGGTGACCTTCGACCGGCCCGGCAGCGGACCTTCACCCGAACGCTGGGAGGAAGGGCTGATGCGCTGGCTGCGCCGCGGCGGCCACGACGTCGCGTACTGCTCCAACCTCGATCTGCACGACGGTCTCGGCCTGCTGTCCCCGCACCGGCTGCTGATCGTCAACGGGCATGACGAGTACTGGTCGCTGGGGATGCGCGACAGCGTCGAGGAGTTCGTACGGCGGGGCGGCAACGTCGCGTTCTTCTCCGGCAACACGTGCTGGTGGCAGATCAGGCTGGAAGACGGCGGCCGCACCATGGTCTGCCACCGCGACGCGCTGTCCGATCCCATGGCCGCCGCCGACCCCCGCCAGACGACCGTCGAGTGGTCGGCCGCGCCGGTGAACCGCCCGGAGAACACGCTGACGGGGGTGAGCTTCCGCGCGGGCGCCGGAGCCTGGGGGCAGCACATGCCCCGCATGCTGGAGGAGTCGTACACGACGCGGTTCGCGGGGCACTGGGTGTTCGAGGGGACGGGGCTGACCGACGGCGACAAGTTCGGCCAGGGTTGCCTGGGCTACGAGACCGACGCCGCCGAGTTCGAGGAGATCGGCGGAATCCCCCGGGCGACCGGCAGAGACGGCACCCCGTCGTCGTTCGTCGTCCTCGCCACCGCGGACCTGCGACACTGGGGCGAGTACGGCCAGGGCGGCATGGCCACCATGGGCGTGTTCACCAGCGGCCTCGGGACCGTCTTCACCGCGGCCACCGTGAACTGGGGCAACGGCCTGCGAGATCCCGTCGTCGACCAGATCACCCGCAACGTGATCGACCGGCTGTCGGCCCCCGACGGCGCCAGGCGCTGGGACGTGATCGGCCCGCCCGCCGACCTCCGGGCGCTCGCGGTACTCGGCCGGACGCTGTACGCGGTGAGCGCGGACGACACGCTGCTGGCCCGGGAGCTGTGCGGCCAGAACATGCCCTGGCGGCCCGTCGGCCCCGCCGAAGGCGTACGCGGCCTGGCCGTCCCCCGCGAGGCCGCGGGCGGCCTCGCCTCCGGCCTGTACGGCGTCACGCATGACGGCCGGCTCCTGCACCACGGCGAGCAGGGATGGCGCGAGGTCGGCACCGCCCCCGAGTCCGCGATCGGCCTGGCCATCGCCGACTGCACGTTCTGGGTGGCCACATCCTCCGGCGAGCTGTGGCGCCAGCCCTTCGGCAGCGGTGGCTGGAAACCCGCCGGCTCCTCGGCAGACGCCGTCTCCCTCGGCGGGATGAACGGCAGACTCTTCGCCCTGAACTCCGAGAATCGCCTACTGACCCGGCTCCCCCCGCCCGCGCTCGAAGAGCCGGAACCCGAAAGCCCCGACCCCAAATGGGAGAGCCTGGCGGAAGCGGTCCCGGGCAGCACCTTCACCGCCCACGCCGGCCTCATCATCACCGCCGGCCACGACATCCCCCTCCGCTGGCGCCACGCCTGA
- a CDS encoding lytic polysaccharide monooxygenase, with product MRRAVTLLSSAAIAAASVVFVATPASAHGYIVSPPSRQANCAQGKVSNCGQIIWEPASVEGPKGLKNCSGGDGRWAPLDDDSKAWPVAKVSDTVNFKWTIEARHATSTWEYYVGGTRIAVFDDKGRQPGSTVSHTVSLGGRTGRIKLLAIWNIADTAMAFYNCVDLQVGSGGPDPTPTPTPTITPTVTPTPTPTRTPTPTPTPTVVPNGPWTAGTAYTVGSQATYNGVTYRCLQPHTALPGWEPPNVPALWARV from the coding sequence ATGCGAAGAGCGGTCACGTTGCTGTCCTCGGCGGCCATCGCCGCGGCCAGCGTGGTGTTCGTGGCGACGCCGGCCTCCGCGCACGGCTACATCGTCTCGCCCCCCAGCCGGCAGGCGAACTGCGCCCAGGGCAAGGTCTCCAACTGCGGTCAGATCATCTGGGAGCCGGCCAGCGTCGAGGGTCCGAAGGGCCTGAAGAACTGCAGCGGCGGCGACGGGCGCTGGGCGCCCCTGGACGACGACAGCAAGGCGTGGCCGGTGGCCAAGGTCTCCGACACCGTCAACTTCAAGTGGACGATCGAGGCCCGGCACGCCACCAGCACCTGGGAGTACTACGTCGGCGGCACCCGGATCGCCGTCTTCGACGACAAGGGCAGGCAGCCCGGTTCGACCGTCTCGCACACGGTGAGCCTGGGCGGCAGGACCGGCCGTATCAAGCTGCTGGCGATCTGGAACATCGCCGACACGGCGATGGCGTTCTACAACTGCGTCGACCTGCAGGTCGGCTCCGGCGGTCCCGACCCGACCCCCACCCCCACGCCGACCATCACGCCGACCGTGACCCCCACGCCCACCCCCACCCGGACCCCGACCCCGACCCCGACCCCGACGGTCGTCCCCAACGGTCCGTGGACGGCGGGCACCGCCTACACCGTGGGCTCGCAGGCCACCTACAACGGCGTCACCTACCGGTGCCTGCAGCCGCACACCGCCCTGCCCGGCTGGGAGCCGCCGAACGTCCCGGCGCTCTGGGCCCGCGTCTGA